From Lolium perenne isolate Kyuss_39 chromosome 5, Kyuss_2.0, whole genome shotgun sequence, a single genomic window includes:
- the LOC139831817 gene encoding uncharacterized protein, with protein sequence MAVIDRFIVNQCLGPSFDGFDYLPAEETRGGILVAWNSEVLQVTHISHDSYSITGEVHTREDGRWCLTVVYGPRDTHDKRAFLDELSVRRSLCPGPWMIIGDFNMILHACEKNNENLDRRTMAAFRNFVNTEELKEVYMHGRTFTWSNERRVPTLSKIDRALVYVDWDLNYPNSLLQAISSAVSDHAPLHLSMNAGHQSKKRFRFELFWLNLEGFQEAVQEGWRCDARFTDPFSRLDECYKNLATHLQAWSAAKVGNIKLQIAMANLVIHRLDAAQDRRILTAQEWWLRRSLKHLVLGLSSLERTMARQRSRMRWIKDGDANSKLFHDVANGRRRRNFIPSIKHNGEVITDQSRKEEIFFDAYSGLLGQINNKEFSLDLQALGLPSRGDILEDLGDIFSEEGVWKVIRKYLSIEHQDKTALWVRSTTKRGLLSRRKLWRRS encoded by the coding sequence ATGGCTGTAATTGACCGATTTATTGTTAATCAATGCCTAGGCCCGTCATTTGATGGGTTCGATTACCTGCCGGCGGAGGAAACCCGTGGTGGTATCCTGGTAGCCTGGAACTCGGAGGTGCTGCAAGTTACGCATATCTCGCATGATTCCTACTCCATTACTGGGGAAGTACACACTAGGGAGGATGGGAGATGGTGTTTAACGGTGGTCTATGGGCCGCGGGATACCCATGATAAGCGAGCGTTCCTTGATGAGCTATCGGTTAGGAGATCTCTGTGTCCAGGGCCATGGATGATCATAGGAGACTTCAACATGATTTTGCATGCTTGTGAGAAGAACAATGAGAATCTGGATCGAAGGACCATGGCTGCGTTCAGGAACTTTGTCAATACGGAGGAACTGAAGGAGGTTTATATGCATGGTAGAACCTTCACATGGAGCAACGAGCGCAGGGTGCCAACGCTGTCCAAGATTGACAGAGCCCTAGTATATGTTGATTGGGACCTCAACTACCCAAACTCACTGCTGCAAGCCATCTCCTCAGCAGTTTCTGACCATGCTCCTCTACACCTATCGATGAATGCTGGTCATCAATCCAAGAAGAGGTTCAGGTTTGAACTTTTTTGGCTCAATCTTGAGGGGTTCCAGGAGGCAGTTCAGGAGGGCTGGCGATGTGATGCAAGGTTCACAGACCCATTTAGCAGATTGGATGAATGCTACAAGAACCTGGCAACACACCTGCAGGCTTGGAGTGCTGCTAAAGTGGGAAACATCAAGCTCCAGATTGCAATGGCAAATCTGGTGATTCATAGACTGGATGCGGCGCAAGATAGGAGAATTCTCACTGCTCAGGAGTGGTGGTTGAGGAGATCGCTCAAGCATTTGGTGTTGGGTTTATCTTCCTTGGAAAGGACTATGGCTAGACAGAGGTCGAGGATGAGATGGATCAAGGATGGAGACGCCAATTCAAAGCTGTTCCACGATGTGGCTAATGGCAGAAGGAGAAGAAACTTCATTCCTTCTATCAAGCATAATGGAGAGGTGATCACTGATCAGAGTAGAAAGGAGGAGATCTTCTTTGATGCTTACAGTGGGCTGCTTGGGCAGATCAATAATAAGGAGTTCAGCCTAGATCTTCAGGCTCTTGGATTGCCGAGCAGGGGAGATATTCTGGAGGATTTGGGCGATATCTTTTCGGAGGAGGGAGTTTGGAAAGTTATCAGGAAATACCTGTCGATAGAGCACCAAGACAAGACGGCTTTGTGGGTGCGTTCTACCACAAAGCGTGGGCTATTATCAAGACGGAAATTATGGCGGCGATCCTGA
- the LOC127302730 gene encoding uncharacterized protein, with product MSSLAVGRGLEDLELWLGGLFTAAEIAAADLLLQLSVAGARRDDEAAAAESSSATTCSSRRSANPCLEDLDAEAEKRVVVKEPPVSTELDMRARKSSGAKKKKKRKRHHHHGDDHTFGSSSSEGATRYGGDHY from the exons ATGTCCTCGCTCGCCGTCGGCCGAGGGCTGGAGGACCTGGAGCTTTGGCTCGGGGGCCTCTTCACGGCGGCCGAGATCGCGGCCGCGGACCTGCTCCTGCAGCTGAGCGTCGCCGGAGCCCGACGGGAcgacgaggcggcggcggcggagtcgtCATCGGCCACCACGTGCTCGTCGCGGAGGTCGGCGAACCCGTGCCTGGAGGACCTCGACGCGGAGGCGGAGAAGCGGGTCGTCGTCAAGGAGCCGCCCGTGTCGACGGAGCTGGACATGAGGGCCAGGAAGAG ctccggggcgaagaagaagaagaagcggaAGAGGCACCACCACCACGGCGACGACCACACGTTCgggtcctcctcgtcggagggggcgacgaggtaCGGCGGAGACCACTACTAG